In a single window of the Zea mays cultivar B73 chromosome 5, Zm-B73-REFERENCE-NAM-5.0, whole genome shotgun sequence genome:
- the LOC100193526 gene encoding DEAD-box ATP-dependent RNA helicase 3A, chloroplastic isoform X1, translating into MASLVTLPAIAFSNPATASGAVRLRAAAFRCWALRRRGWAVAAAVASPNSVLSEHAFKRLQLGSDDEDEEGPYGSDADEGFQGDEEELAIARLGLPDELVATLEKRGITHLFPIQRAVLIPALGGRDLIARAKTGTGKTLAFGIPMIKQLMEQDDGRSTRRGRTPRVLVLAPTRELAKQVEKEIKESAPKLGTVCVYGGVSYNVQQNALSRGVDVVVGTPGRIIDLINGGSLQLGEVQYLVLDEADQMLAVGFEEDVETILQQLPADRQSMLFSATMPSWVKKLSRRYLNNPLTIDLVGDQDEKLAEGIKLHAIPLTATSKRTILSDLITVYAKGGKTIVFTRTKKDADEVSLALTTSIASEALHGDISQHQRERTLNGFRQGKFTVLVATDVAARGLDIPNVDLIIHYELPNDPETFVHRSGRTGRAGKAGTAILMFTSSQKRTVMSLERDVGCKFEFISPPSIEEVLESSAEHVIATLRGVHPESTQYFLGAAEKLTEELGPHALASALAHLSGFSQPPSSRSLISYEQGWVTLQLTREPGYGRGFFSPRSVTGFLSDVCSAAADEVGKIYITADENVQGAVFDLPEEIAKDLLTMEVPPGNTLTKISKLPALQDDSPATDSYGRFSNDRGSRNRRSRGGGASRGRGGWDTDSEDRYRRGGRSLRSDNDSWSDDDWSGGGRKSNRSSSSFGGRSSSYGSRGSPSPSFGVRSSSLGGRESRSFSGACFNCGESGHRASDCPNK; encoded by the exons ATGGCGTCCCTCGTCACGCTCCCCGCCATCGCCTTCTCTAACCCCGCCACAGCCTCCGGCGCTGTCCGCCTACGCGCCGCGGCCTTCCGCTGCTGGGCGCTCCGGCGGCGCGGGTGGGCGGTGGCGGCTGCCGTGGCCTCGCCCAACTCCGTGCTCAGCGAGCACGCCTTCAAGCGGCTCCAGCTCGGAAGTGACGACGAGGACGAAGAAGGGCCGTACGGGAGCGACGCCGACGAGGGGTTCCAGGGGGACGAGGAGGAGCTCGCCATTGCCAGGCTCGGCCTGCCCGACGAGCTCGTCGCCACGCTCGAGAAGCGCGGGATTACGCACCTGTTCCCCATACAG AGGGCTGTGTTGATTCCCGCTCTTGGGGGCCGTGACCTGATTGCTAGAGCAAAGACCGGAACCGGAAAGACACTTGCCTTTGGTATTCCCATGATCAAGCAATTAATGGAGCAAGACGATGGTCGGAGTACAAG GCGAGGTCGTACTCCTCGGGTTCTGGTTCTAGCACCTACCAGAGAGTTAGCCAAACAAGTCGAGAAGGAAATAAAGGAATCAGCACCCAAGCTTGGCACGGTGTGTGTTTATGGCGGTGTCTCGTATAATGTCCAGCAGAATGCACTCTCGCGTGGTGTCGATGTTGTTGTTGGCACACCTGGGCGCATAATTGATTTGATAAATGGCGGAAGCCTCCAGTTGGGAGAAGTTCAGTATTTAGTCCTGGATGAAGCTGACCAAATGCTTGCAGTGGGGTTTGAGGAAGATGTGGAAACAATATTACAACAGCTTCCTGCGGACAGGCAAAGCATGCTGTTCTCTGCGACGATGCCTAGCTGGGTGAAGAAACTATCCAGGCGGTACTTGAACAATCCTTTGACGATTGACTTG GTTGGTGATCAAGATGAAAAACTTGCTGAAGGAATCAAACTTCATGCCATCCCACTCACAGCGACGTCAAAGCGCACCATTCTTAGTGATCTAATTACG GTTTATGCAAAGGGTGGgaaaaccattgttttcactcgcacaaAGAAAGATGCAGATGAGGTATCATTGGCACTGACAACCAGTATTGCTTCTGAGGCACTTCATGGTGATATTTCACAGCATCAGCGTGAAAGGACACTAAATGGATTTCGTCAAGGGAAATTTACTGTTCTAGTAGCTACAGATGTTGCGGCCCGCGGTCTTGATATACCAAATGTTGATTTG ATTATCCATTACGAATTGCCAAACGATCCAGAAACTTTTGTCCATCGTTCTGGACGCACTGGACGTGCTGGGAAAGCAGGAACTGCAATCTTGATGTTTACCAGCAGCCAGAAAAGGACAGTTATGTCACTTGAGCGTGATGTTGGTTGCAAGTTTGAGTTTATAAGCCCTCCGTCCATAGAAGAAGTGCTGGAGTCATCTGCTGAGCATGTCATTGCTACATTGCGAGGGGTGCACCCAGAGTCAACTCAATACTTTCTTGGAGCAGCTGAGAAATTAACAGAAGAACTAGGACCTCATGCCCTTGCTTCTGCACTGGCACATCTGAGTGGATTTTCTCAGCCACCTTCTTCACGTTCTCTGATCAGTTATGAGCAG GGATGGGTGACATTGCAACTAACTAGAGAACCGGGATATGGCAGAGGCTTCTTTTCTCCTAGATCTGTTACTGGTTTTCTATCTGATGTTTGTTCAGCTGCTGCAGATGAAGTTGGCAAAATATACATAACAGCAGATGAGAAT GTCCAAGGAGCAGTCTTCGATTTACCTGAGGAAATTGCAAAGGACCTGCTTACTATGGAGGTCCCCCCGGGAAACACATTAACCAAAATTTCGAAG CTGCCTGCGTTGCAAGATGATAGTCCTGCTACTGATAGCTATGGTCGCTTTTCAAACGACCGAGGTTCCAGGAACAGGCGTTCCAGGGGTGGAGGTGCTTCAAGAGGCCGGGGTGGTTGGGACACCGACAGTGAGGACCGATACCGGCGTGGTGGCAGGAGCTTGAGGTCTGACAACGATAGTTGGTCAGATGATGACTGGTCAGGCGGTGGGAGAAAATCAAACCGTTCCTCCTCATCCTTTGGTGGCCGCTCATCATCCTACGGCAGCCGTGGCTCACCATCACCATCCTTCGGTGTCCGCTCATCATCCTTGGGCGGTAGGGAGAG CAGAAGCTTCAGTGGCGCTTGTTTCAACTGCGGCGAATCCGGTCACCGTGCatcggactgcccaaacaagtag
- the LOC100193526 gene encoding DEAD-box ATP-dependent RNA helicase 3A, chloroplastic, protein MASLVTLPAIAFSNPATASGAVRLRAAAFRCWALRRRGWAVAAAVASPNSVLSEHAFKRLQLGSDDEDEEGPYGSDADEGFQGDEEELAIARLGLPDELVATLEKRGITHLFPIQRAVLIPALGGRDLIARAKTGTGKTLAFGIPMIKQLMEQDDGRSTRRGRTPRVLVLAPTRELAKQVEKEIKESAPKLGTVCVYGGVSYNVQQNALSRGVDVVVGTPGRIIDLINGGSLQLGEVQYLVLDEADQMLAVGFEEDVETILQQLPADRQSMLFSATMPSWVKKLSRRYLNNPLTIDLVGDQDEKLAEGIKLHAIPLTATSKRTILSDLITVYAKGGKTIVFTRTKKDADEVSLALTTSIASEALHGDISQHQRERTLNGFRQGKFTVLVATDVAARGLDIPNVDLIIHYELPNDPETFVHRSGRTGRAGKAGTAILMFTSSQKRTVMSLERDVGCKFEFISPPSIEEVLESSAEHVIATLRGVHPESTQYFLGAAEKLTEELGPHALASALAHLSGFSQPPSSRSLISYEQGWVTLQLTREPGYGRGFFSPRSVTGFLSDVCSAAADEVGKIYITADENVQGAVFDLPEEIAKDLLTMEVPPGNTLTKISKLPALQDDSPATDSYGRFSNDRGSRNRRSRGGGASRGRGGWDTDSEDRYRRGGRSLRSDNDSWSDDDWSGGGRKSNRSSSSFGGRSSSYGSRGSPSPSFGVRSSSLGGRESSRSFSGACFNCGESGHRASDCPNK, encoded by the exons ATGGCGTCCCTCGTCACGCTCCCCGCCATCGCCTTCTCTAACCCCGCCACAGCCTCCGGCGCTGTCCGCCTACGCGCCGCGGCCTTCCGCTGCTGGGCGCTCCGGCGGCGCGGGTGGGCGGTGGCGGCTGCCGTGGCCTCGCCCAACTCCGTGCTCAGCGAGCACGCCTTCAAGCGGCTCCAGCTCGGAAGTGACGACGAGGACGAAGAAGGGCCGTACGGGAGCGACGCCGACGAGGGGTTCCAGGGGGACGAGGAGGAGCTCGCCATTGCCAGGCTCGGCCTGCCCGACGAGCTCGTCGCCACGCTCGAGAAGCGCGGGATTACGCACCTGTTCCCCATACAG AGGGCTGTGTTGATTCCCGCTCTTGGGGGCCGTGACCTGATTGCTAGAGCAAAGACCGGAACCGGAAAGACACTTGCCTTTGGTATTCCCATGATCAAGCAATTAATGGAGCAAGACGATGGTCGGAGTACAAG GCGAGGTCGTACTCCTCGGGTTCTGGTTCTAGCACCTACCAGAGAGTTAGCCAAACAAGTCGAGAAGGAAATAAAGGAATCAGCACCCAAGCTTGGCACGGTGTGTGTTTATGGCGGTGTCTCGTATAATGTCCAGCAGAATGCACTCTCGCGTGGTGTCGATGTTGTTGTTGGCACACCTGGGCGCATAATTGATTTGATAAATGGCGGAAGCCTCCAGTTGGGAGAAGTTCAGTATTTAGTCCTGGATGAAGCTGACCAAATGCTTGCAGTGGGGTTTGAGGAAGATGTGGAAACAATATTACAACAGCTTCCTGCGGACAGGCAAAGCATGCTGTTCTCTGCGACGATGCCTAGCTGGGTGAAGAAACTATCCAGGCGGTACTTGAACAATCCTTTGACGATTGACTTG GTTGGTGATCAAGATGAAAAACTTGCTGAAGGAATCAAACTTCATGCCATCCCACTCACAGCGACGTCAAAGCGCACCATTCTTAGTGATCTAATTACG GTTTATGCAAAGGGTGGgaaaaccattgttttcactcgcacaaAGAAAGATGCAGATGAGGTATCATTGGCACTGACAACCAGTATTGCTTCTGAGGCACTTCATGGTGATATTTCACAGCATCAGCGTGAAAGGACACTAAATGGATTTCGTCAAGGGAAATTTACTGTTCTAGTAGCTACAGATGTTGCGGCCCGCGGTCTTGATATACCAAATGTTGATTTG ATTATCCATTACGAATTGCCAAACGATCCAGAAACTTTTGTCCATCGTTCTGGACGCACTGGACGTGCTGGGAAAGCAGGAACTGCAATCTTGATGTTTACCAGCAGCCAGAAAAGGACAGTTATGTCACTTGAGCGTGATGTTGGTTGCAAGTTTGAGTTTATAAGCCCTCCGTCCATAGAAGAAGTGCTGGAGTCATCTGCTGAGCATGTCATTGCTACATTGCGAGGGGTGCACCCAGAGTCAACTCAATACTTTCTTGGAGCAGCTGAGAAATTAACAGAAGAACTAGGACCTCATGCCCTTGCTTCTGCACTGGCACATCTGAGTGGATTTTCTCAGCCACCTTCTTCACGTTCTCTGATCAGTTATGAGCAG GGATGGGTGACATTGCAACTAACTAGAGAACCGGGATATGGCAGAGGCTTCTTTTCTCCTAGATCTGTTACTGGTTTTCTATCTGATGTTTGTTCAGCTGCTGCAGATGAAGTTGGCAAAATATACATAACAGCAGATGAGAAT GTCCAAGGAGCAGTCTTCGATTTACCTGAGGAAATTGCAAAGGACCTGCTTACTATGGAGGTCCCCCCGGGAAACACATTAACCAAAATTTCGAAG CTGCCTGCGTTGCAAGATGATAGTCCTGCTACTGATAGCTATGGTCGCTTTTCAAACGACCGAGGTTCCAGGAACAGGCGTTCCAGGGGTGGAGGTGCTTCAAGAGGCCGGGGTGGTTGGGACACCGACAGTGAGGACCGATACCGGCGTGGTGGCAGGAGCTTGAGGTCTGACAACGATAGTTGGTCAGATGATGACTGGTCAGGCGGTGGGAGAAAATCAAACCGTTCCTCCTCATCCTTTGGTGGCCGCTCATCATCCTACGGCAGCCGTGGCTCACCATCACCATCCTTCGGTGTCCGCTCATCATCCTTGGGCGGTAGGGAGAG CAGCAGAAGCTTCAGTGGCGCTTGTTTCAACTGCGGCGAATCCGGTCACCGTGCatcggactgcccaaacaagtag